A single genomic interval of Pelagerythrobacter marensis harbors:
- a CDS encoding AAA family ATPase: MAALRRMVVTGGPGTGKSTLIDELARRGLATEPEVARAILRKDGGMALRAGDPAGFADAMFDAELSAYRRAEAGSCPILFDRGFPDIAGFLHLEGLPVPAAIDRACRELRYEGPIFRAPPWSAIYRRDAERIQDWDAAVASDAAVSAAWREYGYSPIDLPLADPAQRADFVMSHLPVAP, from the coding sequence GTGGCGGCCTTGCGTCGCATGGTCGTGACCGGCGGGCCCGGCACCGGAAAGTCGACTTTGATCGACGAGCTGGCGCGGCGGGGTCTGGCGACCGAGCCCGAGGTGGCCCGGGCCATTCTGCGCAAGGATGGCGGTATGGCGCTGCGCGCCGGCGATCCGGCCGGATTTGCCGATGCCATGTTCGATGCCGAACTTTCCGCCTATCGCAGGGCGGAAGCCGGGTCCTGCCCGATCCTGTTCGATCGCGGCTTCCCCGATATCGCGGGATTCCTGCATCTCGAAGGGTTGCCCGTGCCCGCTGCGATCGATCGGGCCTGCCGCGAACTTCGCTACGAAGGCCCGATCTTCCGGGCGCCTCCGTGGAGTGCGATCTATCGCCGCGATGCCGAGCGGATCCAGGATTGGGATGCCGCGGTCGCCAGCGATGCCGCGGTGTCGGCGGCATGGCGCGAATATGGCTATTCCCCGATCGATCTGCCGCTGGCCGATCCGGCGCAAAGGGCCGATTTCGTGATGTCGCATCTGCCCGTCGCACCGTGA
- the rho gene encoding transcription termination factor Rho, which translates to MHLRELKQKAPADLVEMAEELGVEGASTMRRQDLMFCILRELAEDEEYDEKIMGVGTIEVLQDGFGFLRSPEANYLAGPDDIYVSPNQIRKWGLRTGDTVEGEIRAPKDGERYFALTSLSKVNFDDPEQVRHRTNFDNLTPLYPDEKLNLDTLDPTVKDKSARVIDIISPQGKGQRALIVAPPRTGKTVLMQNIAKAITDNHPEVFLLVLLVDERPEEVTDMQRSVNGEVISSTFDEPAQRHVQVAEMVIEKAKRLVEHKKDVVILLDSITRLGRAYNTVVPSSGKVLTGGVDANALQRPKRFFGAARNIEEGGSLSIIATALIDTGSRMDEVIFEEFKGTGNSEIVLDRKVADKRIFPALDVGKSGTRKEELLVSKDIMSKMWVLRRILMQMGTVDAMEFLLDKMKDSKTNEDFFATMNQ; encoded by the coding sequence ATGCATCTGAGAGAACTGAAACAGAAAGCCCCGGCCGACCTGGTCGAGATGGCCGAAGAGCTGGGCGTCGAAGGCGCTTCGACCATGCGCCGGCAGGACCTGATGTTCTGCATCCTGCGCGAACTGGCCGAAGACGAGGAATACGACGAGAAGATCATGGGCGTGGGCACCATAGAGGTGCTGCAGGACGGTTTCGGCTTCCTGCGCAGCCCAGAGGCGAACTATCTCGCCGGACCCGACGACATCTATGTCTCGCCCAATCAGATCCGCAAATGGGGGCTGAGAACCGGCGACACGGTCGAAGGCGAGATCCGGGCGCCGAAGGATGGCGAACGCTATTTCGCGCTGACGAGCCTCAGCAAGGTCAATTTCGACGATCCCGAACAGGTCCGCCACCGGACCAATTTCGACAATCTGACACCGCTCTATCCAGACGAGAAGCTGAACCTCGACACGCTCGACCCGACAGTGAAGGACAAGAGCGCGCGGGTGATCGACATCATTTCGCCCCAGGGCAAGGGCCAGCGTGCGCTGATCGTTGCACCGCCGCGGACCGGCAAGACCGTGCTGATGCAGAACATCGCCAAGGCGATCACCGACAACCATCCCGAAGTGTTCCTGCTGGTCCTGCTGGTCGACGAACGGCCGGAGGAGGTGACCGACATGCAGCGCAGCGTGAACGGTGAGGTGATTTCCTCCACTTTCGACGAGCCGGCGCAGCGCCACGTGCAAGTCGCGGAAATGGTGATCGAGAAGGCGAAACGGCTGGTCGAGCACAAGAAGGACGTCGTGATCCTGCTCGATTCGATCACCCGCCTCGGCCGCGCCTACAACACCGTGGTGCCCAGTTCCGGCAAAGTCCTGACCGGCGGTGTCGACGCCAACGCCTTGCAGCGGCCCAAGCGTTTCTTCGGCGCGGCGCGCAATATCGAAGAGGGCGGTTCGCTGTCGATCATCGCCACCGCGCTGATCGATACCGGAAGCCGGATGGACGAGGTCATCTTCGAAGAGTTCAAGGGCACGGGCAACAGCGAGATCGTGCTCGACCGCAAGGTTGCGGACAAGCGGATCTTCCCCGCGCTCGACGTCGGCAAGTCCGGCACGCGCAAGGAAGAGCTGCTGGTGTCGAAGGATATCATGTCGAAGATGTGGGTCCTGCGCCGCATCCTCATGCAGATGGGTACGGTCGACGCGATGGAATTCCTTCTCGACAAGATGAAGGATTCGAAGACCAACGAAGATTTCTTCGCGACGATGAACCAGTAA
- a CDS encoding CopD family protein has protein sequence MQEILGTLYPWLKAGHLIFVIFWMAGLFMLPRFFVYHQESAPGSAEDAAWAEREQRLLRIILAPSIAVVWLLGLLLAFSVDAWSQGWFHAKLALVLALSGYHGWMAGYARKLGRGERALEGRKLRLLNEVPGIAVALIVVLVVVRPF, from the coding sequence ATGCAGGAGATTCTCGGCACGCTCTATCCCTGGCTGAAGGCAGGCCATCTGATCTTCGTGATCTTCTGGATGGCCGGCCTGTTCATGCTGCCGCGTTTCTTCGTCTATCACCAGGAAAGCGCTCCAGGATCGGCTGAGGATGCCGCCTGGGCCGAACGCGAGCAGCGGCTGCTGCGGATCATCCTCGCACCGTCGATCGCCGTCGTGTGGCTCCTGGGGCTGCTGCTGGCTTTCAGCGTCGATGCCTGGAGCCAGGGGTGGTTCCATGCCAAGCTCGCGCTCGTTCTCGCGCTTTCCGGCTACCATGGCTGGATGGCGGGTTATGCGCGCAAGCTGGGGCGGGGCGAGCGTGCGCTCGAAGGCCGCAAGCTGCGCCTGCTTAATGAAGTGCCGGGGATCGCGGTTGCCCTGATCGTCGTGCTGGTCGTCGTCCGCCCGTTCTGA
- the hemE gene encoding uroporphyrinogen decarboxylase produces MPGLLLDTLHAKPGDRVPMWLMRQAGRYLPEYRALRAEKGGFLELVYDSEAAAEITMQPIDRFGFDGAILFSDILIVPYAMGQDLSFVAGEGPRLSPPLVDVALGELESVPERLAPIYETVRRVRARLDAATTLIGFAGSPWTVATYMVAGEGSRDQHEARAMAYRDPPAFQMLIDRIASVTVEYLAGQIEAGAEAVQLFDSWAGSLAPDEFERWVIAPNAAIAGAIAERFPGLPVIGFPKGAGEKLPAYARETGVAAVGVDETVDPAWIARELPADMPVQGNLDPLLLLAGGDRLVERTLAILAAFAERPHVFNLGHGIGQHTPIAHVETLIGTVRGWRG; encoded by the coding sequence ATGCCCGGTCTTCTCCTCGACACCCTGCACGCAAAGCCCGGCGATCGCGTTCCGATGTGGCTCATGCGGCAAGCGGGCCGCTATCTGCCCGAATACCGTGCGCTGCGGGCGGAAAAGGGCGGATTCCTCGAGCTTGTTTACGATAGCGAGGCCGCTGCCGAGATCACGATGCAGCCGATCGACCGTTTCGGTTTCGACGGTGCGATCCTGTTTTCCGACATCCTGATCGTGCCCTATGCGATGGGTCAGGACTTGTCGTTCGTGGCCGGCGAGGGGCCGCGGCTTTCGCCGCCGCTGGTCGATGTCGCGCTGGGCGAGCTGGAATCGGTGCCCGAACGGCTCGCCCCGATCTACGAAACCGTCCGCCGCGTCCGGGCCCGCCTGGACGCCGCGACGACGCTGATCGGATTTGCCGGCAGCCCGTGGACCGTGGCAACCTACATGGTGGCCGGCGAGGGCAGCCGCGACCAGCACGAAGCGCGCGCGATGGCCTATCGCGATCCGCCGGCCTTTCAGATGCTGATCGACCGCATTGCATCGGTAACGGTCGAATACCTTGCCGGACAGATCGAGGCGGGGGCGGAAGCCGTGCAACTGTTCGACAGCTGGGCGGGCAGCCTTGCCCCCGACGAGTTCGAACGCTGGGTCATCGCCCCCAACGCCGCGATCGCCGGCGCGATTGCGGAGCGCTTTCCCGGCCTGCCGGTGATCGGTTTCCCCAAGGGGGCGGGCGAAAAACTGCCCGCTTACGCACGCGAAACGGGGGTCGCCGCGGTCGGTGTCGACGAGACTGTCGATCCGGCCTGGATCGCGCGCGAACTGCCGGCGGATATGCCTGTTCAGGGCAATCTCGATCCCCTGCTTCTGCTGGCGGGTGGCGACCGGCTGGTGGAGCGCACGCTTGCCATCCTCGCGGCTTTTGCCGAACGCCCCCATGTGTTCAATCTCGGCCACGGTATCGGCCAGCATACGCCGATCGCCCATGTCGAAACGCTGATCGGTACGGTGCGCGGCTGGAGGGGGTGA